From the Panthera leo isolate Ple1 chromosome C1, P.leo_Ple1_pat1.1, whole genome shotgun sequence genome, one window contains:
- the NXPH2 gene encoding neurexophilin-2 translates to MYSFEENIPGVKPNELYQRESELEEELFCESKKVVHATEGLDWEDKDAPGTLVGNVVHSRIINPLRLFVKQSPVPKPGHLAYADSMENFWDWLANVTEVQEPLARTKRRPIVKTGKFKKMFGWGDFHSNIKTVKLNLLITGKIVDHGNGTFSVYFRHNSTGLGNVSVSLVPPSKVVEFEVSPQSTLETKESKSFNCRIEYEKTDRAKKTALCNFDPSKICYQEQTQSHVSWLCSKPFKVICIYIAFYSVDYKLVQKVCPDYNYHSETPYLSSG, encoded by the exons ATGTattcatttgaagaaaacatTCCAGGGGTGAAGCCAAATGAGCTATACCAAAGGGAGAGTGAATTGGAAGAGGAG TTATTTTGTGAAAGTAAGAAGGTGGTGCATGCCACAGAGGGGCTGGATTGGGAAGACAAAGATGCTCCGGGGACATTGGTCGGAAACGTGGTGCACTCAAGGATCATCAATCCTCTGCGCCTGTTTGTTAAACAGTCTCCAGTCCCAAAGCCTGGACACTTGGCGTATGCGGACAGCATGGAAAACTTTTGGGATTGGCTGGCCAATGTCACCGAGGTTCAGGAGCCATTGGCAAGAACTAAACGGAGGCCGATAGTAAAAACGGGAAAATTTAAGAAGATGTTCGGATGGGGTGATTTCCATTCCAACATTAAAACTGTCAAACTCAACCTCCTCATCACAGGGAAAATTGTTGACCACGGAAATGGAACCTTCAGTGTTTATTTCCGACATAATTCCACAGGCCTGGGCAATGTTTCAGTGAGTTTGGTACCCCCCTCCAAAGTGGTGGAATTTGAAGTTTCCCCGCAGTCTACCTTGGAGACCAAGGAGTCCAAATCTTTCAATTGTCGCATTGAATATGAAAAAACAGATCGGGCGAAGAAGACTGCCCTGTGCAACTTTGACCCCTCGAAGATCTGCTACCAGGAGCAGACTCAGAGCCATGTGTCTTGGTTGTGCTCCAAACCCTTCAAGGTCATTTGCATTTACATTGCCTTTTACAGTGTTGATTATAAACTTGTGCAGAAAGTCTGCCCTGACTACAATTACCATAGCGAGACTCCATACTTATCTTCCGGCTGA